A genome region from Streptomyces xanthophaeus includes the following:
- a CDS encoding DUF4262 domain-containing protein, with amino-acid sequence MLRDRFSCLCVLCHDYGDRAETDRIDESIIGNVRRHGWHVAMVPEDEVGPGFAYTIGLAHTHGAPELCMFGRDVHEMHRMLNVLGDLAAGGGALEDGQEHSGVLDGGPVRLRNVDMRWCRTFFGRAIGIYRRPPLPFLQVAWPDAGGHFHWEEQAGEDHQESQPRLWLPPDDHPAGVWTVEL; translated from the coding sequence ATGCTCCGTGATCGTTTCTCCTGCCTCTGCGTCCTCTGCCACGACTACGGCGACCGCGCCGAGACCGACCGGATCGACGAGAGCATCATCGGCAACGTGCGACGGCACGGGTGGCACGTGGCCATGGTCCCCGAGGACGAGGTCGGACCCGGGTTCGCCTACACCATCGGTCTCGCCCACACGCACGGCGCCCCTGAACTGTGCATGTTCGGACGTGATGTCCACGAGATGCACCGCATGCTCAACGTGCTCGGCGACCTGGCCGCCGGCGGCGGCGCGTTGGAGGACGGTCAGGAACACAGCGGGGTACTGGACGGCGGGCCGGTGCGGCTCAGGAACGTCGACATGCGCTGGTGCCGGACCTTCTTCGGCCGGGCCATCGGGATCTACCGGCGGCCCCCACTCCCCTTCCTGCAGGTCGCCTGGCCCGACGCGGGCGGGCACTTCCACTGGGAGGAGCAGGCCGGCGAGGACCACCAGGAGTCACAGCCCCGCCTGTGGCTGCCGCCCGACGACCACCCCGCGGGGGTCTGGACCGTCGAACTCTGA